The Rhodococcus antarcticus DNA segment CTCCGCACGCGCGCACCTGCGCTGGATGGCCGCCTCCAACCGCATCCCGCGCAGCCGGGTGGACGAGGTGCTCGCGCTCGTCGGGCTCAGCGACGTGGCCGGGAAGCGCGCGGGCGGGTTCTCCCTGGGCATGTCCCAGCGCCTGGGCATCGCCGGCGCCCTGCTCGGGGACCCGGGCGTGCTCCTGTTCGACGAGCCCGTCAACGGCCTCGACCCCGAGGGCATCGTCTGGATCCGCACGTTCATGCAGCGCCTGGCCGCCGAGGGCCGCACCGTGCTGGTCTCGAGCCACCTGCTCACGGAGATGGCACTGACGGCCGAGCACCTCGTGGTCATCGGCCGCGGGCGGCTCATCTCGGAGTCGACCACGCAGCACTTCGTGGAGAGCGCCAGCGAGAACACCGTCCGGGTGCGCAGCCCCCAGCTGGCGGCGCTGCGGGCCGGACTCGTCCAGCACGGGCTCACCGTGCGCGACGACGGACCGGACGCCGTGGTCGTCAGCAGCTCCAGCACCGAGCAGGTCGGCGACCTGGCGGCCGCCCAGGGCGCGGTGCTGCACGAGCTCAGCGCCCAGCGCGGCTCGCTGGAGGAGGCCTTCATGCAGCTGACCAGCGGTGACGTCCAGTACTCGACCACCCCTCCGCCCCCCGGGCCGCCCGTGGCGGCCCCCACCACCCAGGAGGTCACCCGATGAGCGTCCTCGCCGCCGAGCGGATCAAGCTCCTCACCACCCGCAGCCCCTGGTGGTGCACGGCCATCGCGCTCGTGCTGTCCGTCGGGCTCGCCTCGCTCATCGCCTACGGCTCCAACCAGACCGGACCCGAGGGGCAGACCTTCGAGCTCACCGTCTCCGGCACGCAGGCCGGCGGCGTCCTGCTGGGGCTGTCGGTCATCATGATCATGGCCACGCTGGCCGTGACCACCGAGTACCGCTTCGGGGTCATCCGCACCACGTTCCAGGCCACCCCGGGCCGCTCGACGGTCCTGCTGACCAAGGCGCTGCTGCTCGGCGTGGTCGCCGCGGTCATCGGCGAGGTCATCGCGTTCGGCTCGCTGCTGGTCGCCCGCCTGGTCCGTGGCGGTGGCCTCCCGCTCGCCACGAGCGCGGACTGGCGGGCCACGGCCGGGCTCGGGCTCGTCTACGGCCTCGCCGCCGTTCTCGCCGTGGCGGTCGGAGCCCTGCTGCGGCAGTCCGCGGGCGCCGTGGCCCTGCTGCTGCTGTTCCCCCTGGCCGTGGAGAACCTCGTCCAGCTCATCCCCAGGATCGGCGACGACCTCCACACCTGGATGCCCTTCGTCAACGCGAACCGCTTCCTGGACCAGGCGCCGGTCGGGGACACGCTCGGCCCGTGGGGCAGCCTCGGCTACTTCGCGGTGGTCGTGGCGGTCGTGCTGGGTCTCGCCCTCGTGGTGGTCAACCGGCGCGACGCATGACCCCGAGCACGGACCCGGCCGGGAGAGAACGGGCGGTCCCGTGCGTTGTCCGGGGGAGACCACTGGAGGAGATGAGCCGGATGCCCCTGATCGTGCTGCTGGTGCTGTTCGTCGTGGAGGTGGCCGCGCTCGTCGCGGTGGGCACCTGGATCGGCGTGGGCTGGACCGTCCTGCTGTTCGTCGGCACGTCGGTGCTCGGTGGGTTCCTGCTGCGCAACCAGGGGCGTCGGACGCTGGCCGAGCTGCGCGAGGCGCAGGCCGCGCACCGGACGGGTGGCAAGGAGCTGGCCGACGGGGCGCTGGGCGGGATCGGGGCGCTGCTGATGGTGCTTCCCGGGCTCCTCACCGACGTCGTGGGACTGCTGCTGGTGCTGCCACCCACCCGGACGCTGGTGCGTCCGCTGCTCGGCGCGGCGGTCGCTCGCACGGTGCTCGTCGTGCCGCAGCGGTTCTCCGCGGCCGGCGGCGGCCGGTTCGGAGCAGGTCGGGTGGTCGAGGGTGAGGTCGTCGAGGGTGAGGTCGTCGAGGGTGAGGTCGTCGAGGGTGAGGTCGTCGAGGGTGAGGTCGTCGACACCGACGACCCGGCGGGACGCGGGCGGGGTCGCACCCCTCTGCAGCGGCCGACCGAGCCCTGATCCACACTCAGCCCCCATGAGCACCCGACTGCTGGTGGGCGGAGCGGTCTACACCCCCGCCGCCCCCGACGCGACAGCCATGGCCGTGACGGACGGGGTGGTGTCCTGGGTGGGGGAGGACGCGGTCGGCCGCGCCCTGCACCCCGGGGCCGAGGTGGTGGACCTGGGCGGTCGGTTCGTGGCCCCGGCCTTCGTCGACACCCACGTGCACGCCACGTCCGCCGGTCTCGCCCTGCTGGGGCTCGACCTCTCGGGCGCGGGCAGCCTGCGGGAGTGCCTGGACCTGGTGCGCGCTCGCGCCGCGGAGGACCCCCGGGGGATTCTCTGGGGTCACGGCTGGGACGACTCCCGGTGGCCGGAGAACCGGCCACCCACCCGGGCCGAGATCGACGAGTGCGCCCCGGGCCGCGCGGTGTACCTCAGCCGGATCGACGTGCACTCCGCGCTGGTCTCCACCGCGCTGGTGCACCGCGCGGCCGGCGTGACCGACGCGCCCGGCTGGTCGAGCGAGGGCCCGTTGAGCCAACAGGCCCACCACGTGGCCCGCGAGGCCGCCCGGGCCGCCCTGGCCCCCGACCAGCGGGGTCTCGCCCAGCGCGCCCTGCTCGACCACGCCGCCGCCCACGGGGTGGCGTGCGTCCACGAGTGCGGTGGAGCGGAGATCGCCGGGGTCGAGGACTTCCGCGAGCTCCTGGCCGGCGCGCACGCGGTCCA contains these protein-coding regions:
- a CDS encoding FxsA family protein, whose amino-acid sequence is MSRMPLIVLLVLFVVEVAALVAVGTWIGVGWTVLLFVGTSVLGGFLLRNQGRRTLAELREAQAAHRTGGKELADGALGGIGALLMVLPGLLTDVVGLLLVLPPTRTLVRPLLGAAVARTVLVVPQRFSAAGGGRFGAGRVVEGEVVEGEVVEGEVVEGEVVEGEVVDTDDPAGRGRGRTPLQRPTEP
- a CDS encoding ABC transporter permease subunit; protein product: MSVLAAERIKLLTTRSPWWCTAIALVLSVGLASLIAYGSNQTGPEGQTFELTVSGTQAGGVLLGLSVIMIMATLAVTTEYRFGVIRTTFQATPGRSTVLLTKALLLGVVAAVIGEVIAFGSLLVARLVRGGGLPLATSADWRATAGLGLVYGLAAVLAVAVGALLRQSAGAVALLLLFPLAVENLVQLIPRIGDDLHTWMPFVNANRFLDQAPVGDTLGPWGSLGYFAVVVAVVLGLALVVVNRRDA
- a CDS encoding ATP-binding cassette domain-containing protein yields the protein MITVEHLTKSYGATRAVDDLTFTIRPGAVTGFLGPNGAGKSTTMRMILGLDRPTAGTALIGGKRYAELKQPLREVGALLDAKWVHPNRSARAHLRWMAASNRIPRSRVDEVLALVGLSDVAGKRAGGFSLGMSQRLGIAGALLGDPGVLLFDEPVNGLDPEGIVWIRTFMQRLAAEGRTVLVSSHLLTEMALTAEHLVVIGRGRLISESTTQHFVESASENTVRVRSPQLAALRAGLVQHGLTVRDDGPDAVVVSSSSTEQVGDLAAAQGAVLHELSAQRGSLEEAFMQLTSGDVQYSTTPPPPGPPVAAPTTQEVTR